Proteins from a genomic interval of Liolophura sinensis isolate JHLJ2023 chromosome 3, CUHK_Ljap_v2, whole genome shotgun sequence:
- the LOC135464129 gene encoding small ribosomal subunit protein uS14m-like produces the protein MAAALLRRATGIVKSIAQTCAFPESLLHMSPNSAMFAPVASQQRPLMDWRMMKDDKRRKMTKEYFPLRTRINAIRKNTILPKEIQELADQEIASLPRDSSYVRIRNRCVITARPRGVLRRWRLSRIVWRHLADYNKLSGVTRSCW, from the exons atggcggcGGCCTTGCTGCGCCGTGCGACGGGGATCGTCAAGTCGATTGCACAAACTTGT GCATTTCCCGAGTCTCTCCTTCATATGTCGCCAAACTCAGCGATGTTCGCACCAGTGGCATCTCAGCAGCGCCCCCTGATGGACTGGAGGATGATGAAGGAcgataaaagaagaaaaatgaccAAGGAGTATTTCCCGCTAAGAACCAGAATCAACGCTATTCgcaaaaacacaattttgcCTAAAGAGATTCAG GAGTTGGCAGACCAGGAGATTGCCTCCCTTCCTCGCGACAGCTCCTATGTGAGAATTCGTAACAGGTGTGTGATCACTGCGCGACCTCGTGGGGTATTGCGACGCTGGAGACTTAGTCGAATTGTGTGGCGCCACCTAGCAGATTATAATAAACTCTCTGGAGTTACTCGCTCCTGTTGGTGA